The Actinomycetota bacterium DNA segment TGGTGCATCGGGGAGCTGACCGAAGAATACCGTGCTCGCATGTACGCCCTGCTCGAACTGTACGCGCGACCCATATCCAAGGCAGAACCGGTCATTTGCATTGACGAGAAGAGCCTGCAGCTTATTGGCCACAGCCGCGAGCCGCTGCCCATGACACAGCACAACCCAAGCAAGCAGGACTACGAGTACGTGCGCAACGGCACCACCAATCTGTTCGTTGCCGTCGAGCCCAAAGCGGGGCAACGAATTGTCTCGGTCACTGAGCGTCGCGCAAAGATTGACTTCGTCGCCTTCATCGATGAGTTGCTCACTGGGGCATACGCCAAGGCACGACGAATTCACTTGGTGCTCGATAACCTGAACACGCACTTCAGAAAGTGCTTCGATGATGTGCTTGGCAACCGCGCGGCCGCGAAGCTTTTGCGTCGCGTGCAATTTCACTACACCCCGAAGCACGCGAGCTGGCTGAACATGGCTGAGATCGAGATCGGAATTCTCAGTCGTCAATGCCTGGATCGGCGCATTGCCAGTCGAGAACTTTTGCAATCTGAAGTCGATGCCTGGCAGCAAGCCC contains these protein-coding regions:
- a CDS encoding IS630 family transposase, whose product is MWCIGELTEEYRARMYALLELYARPISKAEPVICIDEKSLQLIGHSREPLPMTQHNPSKQDYEYVRNGTTNLFVAVEPKAGQRIVSVTERRAKIDFVAFIDELLTGAYAKARRIHLVLDNLNTHFRKCFDDVLGNRAAAKLLRRVQFHYTPKHASWLNMAEIEIGILSRQCLDRRIASRELLQSEVDAWQQA